GCGCTGGAGTTACCCGAACCGGCTGTGACATACAACAACGCCGAATGGGTCTTGCTCGACGATTGTCGGTATGTGGCATTGGATGGGTTCATGGTGACGGCCAAGCGCGGCTTCAAGACCGATTTGGCAAGTATTCCACGTTTGTTATGGGGCTTCATCGCGTCATTTGAACTCTCGCTGGTTGCGCCTATCGTGCACGATTTGATTTACGGCTCCGCCGGAACCGTGGCATTGCCTGACGGCGAAGTCATGCCCGCCGACAAGCGCTTTGATCGGAAGGAGGCCGATGACCTCTTTCTGGAATTGATGACGCGGAGCAAGGTCGCGTACTGGAAGCGCAACGTGGCCTATTTGGCCGTCCGCGCATTCGGCGGGTCATCCTGGCGACAAGGGTGAGCGTGCGAATTGTGCGATCGCAAGGTGCGCCGTCCGACGAATTCTTCGGCCTGCCTCGTGCTGCCGAACAAGCTGAATAGGTGAGTGCCGGCAAGGAGATGTATCGCCCATGACCACCCAGTACTACACGGCCTCAAGCCTCGATGGATTCATCGCGACGCTCGACGATTCTCTCGACTGGCTCTTTCCCCTTGGCGATATCAACGAGACGGGGTATCCGTCCTTCATCAAGGCGGTCGGCGCCTTGGCAATGGGGTCTGCCACCTATGAGTGGATGCTGCGCCACGTCATCAACGTTACGGGGCGTGAACCGGTCGCCTGGCCCTATGCTCAGCCCACCTGGGTGTTCTCAAGGCGTCGTCTTCCCCCCGTGGAAGGTACAGACATCCGATTTGTAAGCGGGGACGTTCGCCCGGTTCATGCTGACATGAAGAAAGCGGCGCGTGGCCGGAACGTGTGGCTGGTCGGGGGAGGCGAACTGGTCGGGCAGTTCTATGACGCCGGACTCCTCGACGAACTGATCGTGCAGGTTGGTTCGGTCACCCTCGGATCAGGCAAGCCGCTCCTGCCGCGCAGGATCACGTCGCCTTCCCTCATCCTTGAGTCGGTTCGTGCGATCGGGCCCGGCTTCGCTGAGTTGCGATACCGTGTTCCGCGTGGGTAGGGCCTCGTCGTAGTGTGCCTGCGTGCGCATGAATTGCTCTGTATTAGGGAGTGGAGCGGGACTCCGCGTTCTCCAGCAGGGATGTCTCGTTAAAAGTCAGATTCATCGTATGCCCCGCCTCTAGTTGCTCCTGTTGAGAGATCAATCTCAAACGGATGCCACGACTCATCGTATCTCCAGCCTTCACCATGCAGCACGCCCGCAACCATGGTCACATTGCGGATGCCGTCCCAGGAGAGTCGCTTTGTGCGCCATAGCTCCAGTTCCCCGCGACAAAGTTCAAACCACAAGCCATTGGACATCAGAACGGCTTGAAGATCGTGGATGGGAAAGAGTAGTTCAATGCATCCGCCAAATGAACGTACGAGTTCACCAGTGGCTAGCGAGACGACATATGCTTGACCGCTTGAAACCACGATGATGTCATGCGCTGTGACATCATTCACGATCCCGCAGAACGAGCTGAGTCCGGGTTGAAAGTTTCCGACCCAAGGTGGTGCATTCGGCGGGGTGAACTCCACGACAAACCCTTCGCGATGAATTCCTTGACCAGTTGCGCTGAACTGCAATGGCGGCGGCCCATAGCCGGGGAGGCCGGGAAGAACACGAAAGTGTGTTGAGTTTTGCAAGAGGTTTGATTTCACCAGGCAGGCTGTAGCTTTTCCGCGCATCTCACTGTATTCGCGTCAGGAAGTTCCGTCAAGGGGTTTAAAAAGTCGAGGAGTATTCATCTGGCCAAACGCGCCGGAACCGGTTCCTTCCACTGTTCCAGCCTCGGTCCAGTAGCAAAAGACTCTCGTGCGCCCTTCGCATACATCCTGGATGTGGAACTCGGTCAGTGAGTCGCTGAAGTTGTGTCAGACGGAATGAGGTCGTCCGGGGGAACATCGCGAATCTGAATCGAGTCGACCCGTTGTTGGGCGAGGACGTCCGAGATGATGACGACCTTGTCGCCAACCTTAAAATCTTCGCGGTCCTTCAGAATTCGAAACGCCGTTTGTAATGTTTTTTCGGGGTCTGAACTGAAATCGATCTTGAAGGGGAGGACGCCACGATTGAGCATCATGGTCCGTCGCGGTTGGCTCATGTTGGTAAAGGCGTAGATGTTGACGGCGAACGGGCGGCAGTTTGCGACGAGATCGGCCATGATGCCTCGCCGGGTGATCACGACGATGCCTTTGGCTTTGACCCCCTCGGCGAGTTGGACCGCCGCCGCCGCCAGTTGCTGCTTATTTTCCGTGTTGCGCAGGTGTTTCGCAAACTGCAGGCCGGGGATCGTTTCGGATTTCAGCGCAATCCTCCGGAGAAACTCGACACACTTCACCGGATACTTTCCCACCGTGGTTTCGCCGGACAGCATGACGGCATCGGCTTCCTCATAGATCGCGTTGGCGACGTCGGTGACTTCGGCCCGGGTCGGATGCGGGTTGTGGATCATGGATTCCAGGAGATGGGTCGCCACGATCACGCGTTTGCCGTACTCCGCGCAGAGCCGCACGATCGTGCGTTGGACGTTCGGTAGGTCCTCCAGGTTGATTTCCACGCCGAGATCTCCACGCGCGACCATAATGCCGTCCGACTCCTTGATGATGGAGTCCAGGTTCCGGACCCCTTCCTGATCCTCGATCTTCGCGACGATTTTCACCCGCCCGACCTTGTCGCCCATCAACGTTTTGAGCTGCTGAATATCTCCGGCCTCGCGCACGAACGACAGGGCGATGAAGTCCACATCCCGCTCCAAACCGAAAAGGATATCCTTGATATCTTTTTGCGTGATCGACGGGAGATTGACGCGGACGCCGGGGAGATTTACATGGCGCTTGCTCTTCAGAAGTCCGCCGTCCAGGACGCGGCACTGCATGTGACGTTCGTGCTTCTCCAGCACCTCGAAGTTGATCAGCCCGTTGTCCACGGTGATCCGGTCTCCGACCTTGACCGCCTCCAGCAGGTCGGCATAGTTGATGTGGATGGAGCTTTCCTCGACGTTCATCGGCCCGCGTGTGGTAACCGAGACGATATCGCCCTGCCGCAGGTCGAGCTCGTTGGAGAGATCGCCGGTGCGGATCTCCGGACCTTGCGTGTCCAGGAGAATGGGAATGGGAAACTTCACCTTCCGGTTGAGGGATTTGATGTGCTGGATGACTTTGGCGTGAGACTCGTGGTCGCCGTGGGACATGTTGAGACGGGCGATACTCATCCCGGCCTCGTAGAGCTTGTGCAGCATCTCGTAGGATTCTGTGGCGGGGCCGATGGTGCAGATGATGCGAGTCTTTTGCATGGAGCTCCCTTGGGGCAGTGGCCGCTTCTGCTTAGGGCTGAGCGGCAGCCGACCAATTGATGCCGTGTTGCGCGGGGATGACGAGAAGAACCGGGGCTATTCTACGTGGTATCGCCGGTCGAGTCTATCGCGAGCCGGTGAGGTGCCCTTCAGGTCTGGCTGGGAATAGTTGGCACTCGTGAGGAGCGAGACATGGCAGGTGGCGCGGACGGGATGGTGGTTGTCCGCCTATGACTCTGTTGTCGGAGCGACGACCCAGTCGTACACATCACGGCGGTACGTTGCTACGGCGATGGCGAGCGCGAGGAGGATCAGAAACGTCGCGACTGCGAATGTGACCCGCATGCCGGTGGCAACGGCATCGGGAGGCGCCGTTGTGAGGTCGATCGTCGATGCCGCGGCTGCGAACACAGCCCCCATGACGGAAGCCCCGGTGATCAGCCCGAGATTGCGGGAGAGGTTGAGCAGCCCGGACACGACGCCCCGCTGCTCCGGACGAGTATCCGTCATGACGGCGGTATTGTTGGCAGTCTGGAACAGTGCATAACCGACGGTGATGACAATGAGGGGGGCAGTGTAGCCGTAGATCCCGAGCGTCGCCGGTAGTACGGACAGGAGGAAGGCCCCGGCGGCAATTCCGAGAAGCCCAAGGACGGTCATGCGTTGGGGGCCTAGGCGGTCCGCAAGGCGACCGGCCGGCACACCGGTCAGCGCGGCGCAAAGAGGGCCCACCGACAACACCAGTCCGATAAGCGCCGCGTTGAGCCCGAGCGTGCGCGAAAGATAAAACGGCCCGACCACCAGCGTCGCCATCATCACCGTCGAGACGAGTGCGCTCATGATAAGGCTTGCGCTCAGCAGAGGATTGCGGAACATCGTCAATCGGATCAGGGGTGATGCAGCCCTTGTCTCGGCAAACAGAAAGAGGCCGGCTCCAAGTAGGGCGGCCACCAGCAGCGCCAGGTTGCGCGGCCCGAAGCTGCCGCGTCCCATTGTCATGGCGAGCGTATAAGCGGCAAGCGTCAGCGCAAGCAGCAGCGTACCCGCATGGTCGAACCCGAGCCGATCAACTTGCTGTCGCGGACGATCAACGGGTAGGAATCGATACGCGAGAAGAAAAATCAGCAGACCCAGCGGCAGGTTGATCAGGAAGATTGTCCGCCAACTGAATTCGGAGATCAGCATGCCGCCGAGCGATGGGCCGAGTGCGGTGCCGATCGCAGACATCGTGCCAAGCAGTCCCATGGCGCTGCCGACCTGTGACTTGGGAACCGTCTCACCGACAAATGCCATGGTGAGGGCCATCATGATGGCCGCTCCCAGACCCTGCGCCGCGCGGGCGGCAATCAGCAGCCAGAGCGTGTGAGCCACACCGCAGACAATAGAAGTGACGGTGAACACAGAGATCCCGATCAGAAGGAGCCGTCGGCGACCGGTCATGTCGCCGAGCCGACCCACGCTGACGATCATGGTGGTGATGGTCACCAGATACGCGATGACGACCCACTGGATCTGTTGAAACGAGGCATCGAACGCCTGTGCCAACGTCGGCAAGCTCACATTGGCGATGCTCGTCCCGATCGAGGACAACAACATGGATAACGACAGGCCGGCGAGTATCCACCGAATCGAAGGTGTCAGATCCGTCGTTCCTGCTTGTGCCACATCTCGTCTTGGCGTGAATCGCATGATCGTCCTCAGTCCTTCCGAAGCAGCCACACATGTTCGGTTGCCGAACATTTTCCCTTGAGTCCA
This is a stretch of genomic DNA from Nitrospira sp.. It encodes these proteins:
- a CDS encoding DUF1353 domain-containing protein → MPDIVHAQFTHTNAYLTQLIEQFARIDQQIENGETITINMSDGDRSMSLTVSRDKVVERATPPQGPATGKAPALAENESLVAALTKSFSFDIGEGNRKISTREIQSHLTNAAASKPAVGSGANLRLALELPEPAVTYNNAEWVLLDDCRYVALDGFMVTAKRGFKTDLASIPRLLWGFIASFELSLVAPIVHDLIYGSAGTVALPDGEVMPADKRFDRKEADDLFLELMTRSKVAYWKRNVAYLAVRAFGGSSWRQG
- a CDS encoding dihydrofolate reductase family protein, with product MTTQYYTASSLDGFIATLDDSLDWLFPLGDINETGYPSFIKAVGALAMGSATYEWMLRHVINVTGREPVAWPYAQPTWVFSRRRLPPVEGTDIRFVSGDVRPVHADMKKAARGRNVWLVGGGELVGQFYDAGLLDELIVQVGSVTLGSGKPLLPRRITSPSLILESVRAIGPGFAELRYRVPRG
- the pyk gene encoding pyruvate kinase gives rise to the protein MQKTRIICTIGPATESYEMLHKLYEAGMSIARLNMSHGDHESHAKVIQHIKSLNRKVKFPIPILLDTQGPEIRTGDLSNELDLRQGDIVSVTTRGPMNVEESSIHINYADLLEAVKVGDRITVDNGLINFEVLEKHERHMQCRVLDGGLLKSKRHVNLPGVRVNLPSITQKDIKDILFGLERDVDFIALSFVREAGDIQQLKTLMGDKVGRVKIVAKIEDQEGVRNLDSIIKESDGIMVARGDLGVEINLEDLPNVQRTIVRLCAEYGKRVIVATHLLESMIHNPHPTRAEVTDVANAIYEEADAVMLSGETTVGKYPVKCVEFLRRIALKSETIPGLQFAKHLRNTENKQQLAAAAVQLAEGVKAKGIVVITRRGIMADLVANCRPFAVNIYAFTNMSQPRRTMMLNRGVLPFKIDFSSDPEKTLQTAFRILKDREDFKVGDKVVIISDVLAQQRVDSIQIRDVPPDDLIPSDTTSATH
- a CDS encoding MFS transporter gives rise to the protein MRFTPRRDVAQAGTTDLTPSIRWILAGLSLSMLLSSIGTSIANVSLPTLAQAFDASFQQIQWVVIAYLVTITTMIVSVGRLGDMTGRRRLLLIGISVFTVTSIVCGVAHTLWLLIAARAAQGLGAAIMMALTMAFVGETVPKSQVGSAMGLLGTMSAIGTALGPSLGGMLISEFSWRTIFLINLPLGLLIFLLAYRFLPVDRPRQQVDRLGFDHAGTLLLALTLAAYTLAMTMGRGSFGPRNLALLVAALLGAGLFLFAETRAASPLIRLTMFRNPLLSASLIMSALVSTVMMATLVVGPFYLSRTLGLNAALIGLVLSVGPLCAALTGVPAGRLADRLGPQRMTVLGLLGIAAGAFLLSVLPATLGIYGYTAPLIVITVGYALFQTANNTAVMTDTRPEQRGVVSGLLNLSRNLGLITGASVMGAVFAAAASTIDLTTAPPDAVATGMRVTFAVATFLILLALAIAVATYRRDVYDWVVAPTTES